The genomic interval CCCATAATCCAGAGTGCAATATAGAGAAAAATCATACACCAGAGCGAGGGAGGAAGAGCCCGCCACCATGAAGTTGCTTGAGTTGAGGGTGCGAGGTCGCTTGGAACCTGATGGAAATAAACTCCCGGCTCAATGCTATCAGCGATGCGATTGATCTTGGCAAGGAGCTCATCACTATTGTCGCAATCCGCGCTGAGGTGGGCGGTTTTTTCCAGAAGATCAAGCTGGAATTTTTCTACTTCGGTAAGTTGCCGAATGGCGCGAGCGATGGCATCGGCGCAACTGGCACAGTGGAGGTTGTTGATATGGAGTTGAATCGTATGGTGATGGTCGTGATGATGATGAGCGTGTGACATGGTTGCCTCGCAAGAGAATGTTGCGAGTAATAGTATGGAATAAGTGAGCTATTGGCAAACTATTTTGTTGCAACTAACAGATGGCGTCATGGCTTTTAATTACGGTGTTATCTAATGCCGATGGGAGAAATGGTGAGCTTCGATAGCTAAGAGTTGATCGAGCGGGAGTGGCCGGTAGATGCCAAAACCTTGTGCGTAGTCAATTCCCATGGCGCGTACGCGCTCAAGCACTTCGTCGTTTTCGACACATTCGGCAACGGTTTTCAGTCCGAGCCCATGCGCCATCTGTTGCAGGGCGCTGACGGCCTGACTCGACGCATTGCTGGACAGCATTCCCATAACCAGTGAGCCGTCAAATTTGACGACTTCCAGCAAGCCGCGTTCGGCCATTTGCACGACCATGCTCATGCTGGAATATCCGGAACCAAAATCGTCGAGTGCGAGGCGGATGTGGTGATGGTGATGGAGGTAGTCGACGACGTCCATGCTGGTCAGTAGTGATTGTTCGGTAATTTCAAAGAGTACGCGGATCTGACTGCGCTGGGCGGCGGCGGTAAAATTGCGTAGTTCGGTAATGTATTCGCTGGAACGGAGTGAGATCGGGTGGACGTTGACAAAAAGGCTCGGGCAGCGCGTAGCCAGTTGTTCAAAGTCTTGGGTGATGCGGCGCAAGACCAGAGTGTCAAAATTGACCATCGCGCCCATGCCGGCGATCATATCCATGTAGCGCCCTGGGCTGACGTGGTTGCCGTTATCCTGAATGCGGGCAAGGATTTCCACTTGTTCTATGCGACCTGTTTGCGTGTTGATAATTGGTTGGTAAAATACGGTGAAAAGCTCTTCGCGAAAGGCTTCAATCAGGTATTCGCGATCACAATGATGCCGCTCCAACCCTTTCAGAAAGTCGCCAAGGTCATTTGGGTCGATCCAGACATGGTTAGCCGAAGTGTGGGCGGAACGCTGGGCAAGGTATTGCCAGAGTGTTTGCAGTTCATCGGGGAGGTCGTGAAGTTTGGCATCGAGTATGAGCGAGCCGGAAACGAGTCGAAACGGGATGGGTGTTTGTCGAAAACGGATTTCCTGTGTAGTTAGTGCGTTGACGATATGTTCGCGCAGAGGCATAAAAATATCGTCACTCATCCCAATAAAGGCAATAATAAAGAGCGAGCCGGTGCGGATATACACGATTTTTCCGCCACCGCAACCGTGCAGGAGTTTATCGATACGCATTTCGAGATGTTCTAGGAGATGGTCGCCTGCTTCGGCACCCCAGAGGGCAGCTATCGGTTCGTAATCGACAACATTGACGACCATAAGACCCACTTGCCCTTCATTGCTGAGTTGACGCGTTAGGAATTGCTGAAAGCGCGGGCGCGAGTTTTCGTAGTACAGGACAAAGAAGTTACTGAATTTACGAATGGCGGCATAAAACGCATCTTGCATGCGGCGGTAGCCAAGGAGCGCAACCAGATAATCGTCGCTACGGAGGGCTTCAAAGAGTTCCCCTGCAAGACGATGGCATTGCAGGTGGTATTCCCAGAATTCTTCGGCCATGGAGTCTTCGCTGATCAAAAAGCGCATATCCGCACGTTGTACTAAGGCGCAAAAACCACAAGTGTAGTCTTGCTGGGGCAGGGATTGTGTGTCGGCTGCTTGCAAGATGTCGATGACGTGGGCGCGAATGTCGCTCATCCATTCGAGAAGCGACATATAAAATTTGGTGTAGGAAAAGGTTGATATGAGCGAAAGGTCGTAATCTTCTGGTGCTTGCGCTTGGTGAAGGAGGAGTGAGTGGGAGAGTTTTTCGAGGGCGAGCTGCAGAATGGAGCACCAGCGCGATCCGCCACATTTTCCGATTGCGGGGCCGCCAAGTACCCGTTCGACGGTGCGGTTCCACGCCATCACGTCGGAGATAGGAACATTATATTCGGTAAGCAATGTAGCGCACTGATCAAAAAGATGTGCCGCTGCTTTGGCATCACCATCGTGCAGGGTTTCGAGTACGTGTAGGTAGGTGCGGAGGATTTCGGTGGCGGCTTCTTCGTCAAGGCCAGCACGAACCTGCGCCTTAATCCAGCGCTGCAGAGGTATGCTATCGACAAGCTTTTGCGCTTGTGCTTGGCGGAATGGGTTGCGTTGGACTGGGGGAGTTATCATGAAAATCCTCCAAAATGATCGATCATTCATAAACGAACTTATGGCGCAAAGCAATACCGGAAAGATATCTGAATGTATTTTCACACTTGCCTTTCGCAGGCGAATTCGCTAGTTTGAGCGGCATGTGGTTTGCTAGCGTAGTTCGTGATGTTGTTGCAACCCTGTTTATTGTATCTGAATCAGAAGGGCTTTCTGTTCATCGGAAATTATTGCCGCACTGATTCGCGTACTGTTTGTACATGAAAGAAATCAACCATTGTTTTTAAGAGGAACACATTGAAAAAGCACCACCAGTATGATGCCGATCGTCAACCGGCAAATGTTTCGCACGATTATTATTCGCGTGTCGACCAATATCCGTCGCACATTGGGTATTCGCGCCCCGCATCCACGCAGACGCCGTCACCATCACGTCCAAAGCCAGCACCAAATCCCAATCGGAACACATCAAAGCCCAAAACTGCTGCGGTAGCGCCTGTCCCGCAATCAAGAGGTCAGAACTTGCAGGCTGGCGAGATTACCCGCATTGGGAATAAAGGGTTTGGCTTTATTCGCTGTAAAGAGTCGGGCGATGAGGTCTTCTTTAAAACAGAGCGTTTCGAAGGGGAAGCTCCTCCTTTCGTGGGGCAAAAAGTTCGCTTTGCCATGCAAGAGGGGAATCGCGGGAAATTTGCCCGTATCGTTTACCCAGCGTAAAAAATAGCTGACAAATCTCCATGTTTTTCTATAATTTGTTGTGGTAACAGGGAACATATGGTTTGAGGCACTCTATTTGCATTGAGGAAATGTAGGAAATCATTTCTTCATTCCTTAGGAGGACTCCAATGATTACAGCCACCTCGCTCCATCAAATATCAAATTCTACGAATGCTGCGACGACCAATCGCGACGACTCGGTTAAGTCTGGCGCTCCCGCACGCGGCTTGGCAAAAACATTGGCGAACGCGGTGCGTGATCGCGCGGAACTGACGAGTGTTGCCAGTGCAGGCAACGAGGCGCATCGTCCGCTTTCGGCGAGTCGGGTGTTTGATCTCCTGACAGGGCAGGGTGGCGGCTCGCAAGGTGTTTTCAGTCAGTATTTGACAGAGATTGATCAACGTCAGATAACCTTCCCGCCCAAACAGGCGCCTGAGTCGGTATACCGCGCATGGAAAGATGCGACTTCTCAAGCTGACGGCGATACCGTTGCCGCGATAGAAGAAGACCTGAAATTCGATCAGGTTATGGAGATGTTCCGCAGCCATAAGCCAAGTGCTATTATTGGTGCGAGTAAGCAAGAGGATGAGAAGAAAAATCCGTATCAACAAGAAGCTACGCGGGCTTTCGTGGAGGCAACGCAACGCACTGTGGAGCGCTATTCTGCCGTTGAAAGTTATACCGAGAATGATTCCATGATCACGCGGAAAACCGTATTAGAATCCTTTCAACTTTCGGTACAGAAGCTCGGATTTTAAGGTTTCATCCTCCGCTCAACGCAAAAAGCCCGATGACTCTGGCCATCGGGCTTTTTGCGTTGTTTCGTTAGTCAATAACGTTATTCAGTGCTTCCAGTAGTTCCGCAAGCTCGATGCCGTGAGCACCAGCGCCCTGCGAAATGTTTTCGAATCTGGCCGCTGCGCAGCCTAAACAGCCGAGGCCAAAGCTGGCGAAAACTTCAACGGTCTGTGGATATTGTTGTACAACATCCATAATTCCCATATCTGGGGTAATTTTTTGCTGTGACATGCGAAAAGCCTCCTTGGTAACTTCAAAGGGTATCTTAATTGTGCAATTTATTGAGTGTCAAATACTTTTTCCGGCCAACTGCCAATTGACACCACTTTGATACTTCGAGTACCATAGGTCTATTCTATCGACAGGAGTATCGATGAACATTGGCGAAGTTTACGCCCTGCTGGTTTCTGAGGTTGCCCGTATTGAACAGGAAATTCAGGGAAATCTCCACTCGCGGGTCGCGCGAGTAAAAGAAATAGGCGAATATATTTTCAGCAGCGGTGGCAAGCGGCTCCGCCCACTTCTTGTGTTGCTCGCATGCAAGCAGTGTGAGGGGAATGTTGATCGAGCTATCCGCATTGGCGGTGTTGTGGAGTACATTCATACTGCAACCCTTTTGCACGATGATGTTATTGACGAAGCAAGTTTGCGGCGTGGCCGCCACTCGGCAAACTTTACATTTGGTAACCCNNCCGTCATTTTAGTTGGCGACTATCTCTATTCGAAAGCTTTTGAAGTGTTGGTCGCAGATGGCGATCCCCGCATTCAGCGGACACTTTCCAAGGTCACAACTTTGATGAGTGAAGGCGAAGTGTTTCAGTTAGTCAAATCGTTTGATTTTGGCATCTCGCTTGAGGATTACTTCAATATTATCGAGCACAAGACCGCCATTCTGATTGCGGCTTGCGCGCAATGCGGTGGCTATACGGGCAACGCGGATGAAGCAACGGCGCAGGCGCTCTGGGATTACGGCTACAATCTTGGTATGGCTTTTCAGATCATCGACGATATTCTCGACTACATGGGCGACACGGGGACACTTGGCAAGAGCATTGGCACTGACCTACGTGAAGGGAAGATGACCATCCCGCTCCTGAAGCTTCGCGATGCGGCAGACCACGACGAACGCACACAACTGCAGGCTATTGTTGAACGGCATGAACCGCCGACGAGTGAAGAACTGGCTTTTGTTATTCGGCTCATGGAGCAATATGATATTCGGCAGCACTCTTTAGCCGTTGGTCAGAAATTTATTGATGCGTCGCGCGAAGCAGCGGAAAAACTGAGTAACAACATGTACCGCACGGCGATGCTGTCGGTATGTGATTACGTTTTGGAACGCCAGCGCTAAGTGCCTGTTGAGGCGGGTTGAACGGAAAAAACTACTCACAGAAGGGGTAAAGTATGCACACGGTAGAAAACAAAAATGACATTGCCGTCATCACCATTGGCGAAGATCTCAACAATCCGAAGTCGAATATGGCGTTCAATGATTTTATGAAAAAAGTCTACGAAGAGCACAAACCACGCAATCTTGTCTTGTCGTTTGCGAACGTTGTATTCATTGATAGTTCTGGTATTAAAGAGATAATTCTTGCTCATCGCCACCAACAAAACGTTGGCGGCGTTTTAGCGTGCGTTGATATGAGCCCGTCGTTACGTGAGCTTTTTGAAATGGTTCGGCTTGATAAGGTATTCAAGATTTTCCCTGACCGCGAATCAATGGAAAAAACGCTGTTGGGGGATCTTTGAGTTTTATTCTCGCATCGGCATCACCTCGGCGCTCCCAGCTCTTACAATCACTTGGCTGGGAGTTTGTCGTTCGTCCATCGCATGTTGCCGAAACAACGGAACGAACCGATCCGGCTGATATTGTAGTGGAACTCGCGGCGCGCAAAGCGCAGGCCGTTATACGGGACAGTGACAGCTGGATTCTTGGCGCGGATACAATTGTGGTACTTGACAATCGTATTCTGGAAAAGCCTGCCGACCGTACAGAAAATCGTGAAATGTTGCGTGCCCTTTCCGGTAGAACGCATACCGTGTATGGTGGTATCGCGCTGGTTTGTCCCCGCGAAAACCGCACGTGGATAGAAACCGTTGCGACGCAGGTGACGTTTCACGATTTGAGCGATGCCATGATTGAATGGTACGTTGAGTCGGGCAGTGGTCTTGATAAGGCAGGCGGTTATGGCATACAGGATCGCTCATCCATCTTTGTTGCTTCGATCACAGGATGTTATGACAATGTGGTTGGTTTAAGCCGTAATCGACTGTACGCTATGGCATGTCAGTCTGGCTTGTTGCGATGGATGGAACACGGGAGAGTCGGTTGCGCATTGTAGGAGGAAGCCGCAAAGGGCTACAGGTTTTGTGCCCGTCGGGTGATAGCGTCCGGCCGACGACTGACTTAATGCGCGAAAGCCTGTTTAATATCTTAGGGCAGCAATTGAAAGACCTGACGTTTCTGGATCTTTTTAGCGGCACTGGCGCGGTCGCGATAGAAGCTGCCAGCCGTGGAGCACGTGTGATGGCCGTAGAAAATCATCGTCTGGCTGTGCGCTATCTCCGCAAAAACATTCAAAACAGTACCTTACCAATCGAACTCAGCAATATGGATGCGTTAAACTTTCTACAAAGTAGTACGCAGCAATACGATATTATTTTTGCCGATCCCCCGTATGATGCCAACTACTACCAGCCGATACTCGAAATAGTCAGTCGTCAGCGACTCCTGAGCGATATCGGTGTGCTCATTCTTGAGCACCGCACGCTTGAGGAAGTGCGCGGCATTGCCCCGTTAACCCTCTATAAAAACCGGAAGTATGGAAACAAGATGTTTAGCTTTTTGCAAATGGAATCGGAGCTGGTATGACGTGTGCAGTCTACCCGGGGACATTTGATCCCATCACCATTGGACATCTGGATATCATCGAACGTGGTGCTACCATGTTTGATGAATTGATTGTTGCTGTTGCCAGCAACGATCGCAAGCACCCACGCATTTCACACGCCGATCGCATCGATTTGATCCGCGAGAGCGTTTCTCACCTGCCAAATGTAACCGTTGAAGGATTATCGAAGCTGCTCATTGACTATCTGACCGAACGTCAGATATCTTATGTTATTCGCGGATTGCGGGCGGTGAGCGACTTTGAATACGAGTTGCAAATGGCGCTTATGAATCGGCAAATGTACCCTGAACTTGAGACCATTTTTTTAATGCCTCGTCAGGAGTACATTTTCCTTTCTTCCAGTATGGTGCGCGAAATCGGCTACCTTGGAGGAGATTTCAGCAAGTTTGTCCCGCACAGCGTATATGATCGCATTCGTGAATTTTTGATCAAATCCTGAGGAGGAAGTCCCATGAAAGAACGTCTTTCCGACCGCGTTAACTCGATTCAGCCCTCACCGACCATTGCCATCACAACGAAAGCCAATCAAATGAAAGCTGACGGCCTGAACGTTATTGGTTTTGGCGCTGGTGAACCCGACTTTGACACGCCTGACCACATCAAATATGCCGCTATCGCCGGCCTTGTTAAAGGGAACACGAAATACACGCCAGCCGATGGCATGGTGGCACTCAAAGACGCCATCATTCATAAGTTCAAGCGTGATAACGGCTTGACTTTTGCCCGCAACCAAATCACCGTCAACGTGGGGGCCAAGCACACCCTGTTCAACATCTATATGGCGCTTTTGAACCCTGGTGACGAAGTCATCATCCCTGCGCCATACTGGGTCAGCTACCCTGACATGGCGCTGATGTGCGATGCCGTACCGGTGTTCGTTGACACTCGTGAAGAAGACAACTTCAGCATGACGCCTGACATGCTCGAAAAAGCGATCACTCCGAAAACCAAATTCGTAGTGCTGAATAACCCATCAAATCCGACTGGTGCCGGTTATAGTAAAGAGGCGCTCGAAGCTCTTGCTGCCGTTATCGTGAAGCACGACCTGATTTGCATCAGCGACGAAATCTATGAAAAGCTTACCTACGGTGATTTCAAATTCGTCTCTATCGCGTCACTTGGCGAAGAAATCCGCAAGCGGACGATTATCGTCAATGGTCTTTCCAAAGAGTGGGCCATGACCGGCTGGCGCATTGGTTACGCGGCTGGTGATCCTGCCATCATCAGCGCGATTGGCAAAATTCAGTCGCAATCTACTACGAATCCGACCAGCTTTGCGCAGGATGGTGCGATTGCCGCGCTGCTTGGACCGCAGGAAAAAATCCAAGAATTCGTGAAGGCGTTTGATGAGCGCCGCACGTACATTGTGGAGCGCTTCAATACCATTCCAGGCCTTTCGTGCATTTATCCAAATGGAGCCTTCTACGTGTTCCCGAACATTGCGAAAATCTTCGGCAAAAAAACCGCCGAAGGCAAAGTGATTAAAGACTCTTCTGATTTTGCCGATTACCTCTTGGCAGAAGCGCTGGTTGCAATCGTTCCGGGTATCGCCTTTGGTGCCGAAGGGTTTATGCGTCTGAGCTATGCTATGTCGATGAAAGCTATCATCGAAGGGATGGATCGGATTGAGGCTGCAGTTCGCAAGCTGAGCTAATGTTCCTAATTCGCCGCAGATAAACCGGAGTGGGGATACCCCTGCTCCGGTTTTTTGCGCCAGAGGAATCACCCCTCCGCATTGCTATTCTAGAAGGAGCATACGTTTTCATGTCATTTTCTTTCTCTGTTTCCCACCGCTCGGGCGAAGCTCGCGCGGGAATGCTCACGACGCCGCACGGCACAATTCAGACACCGATTTTCATGCCGGTCGGTACGCGCGCAACGGTAAAAACACTCACTCCTGATGAACTCGAAGGCCTTGGCGCGCAGATCATTTTGGGCAATACCTACCATTTATATCTGCGGCCAGGCCACGAGCTGGTGCGTGAGTTTGATGGCTTACACGGCTTTATGCGGTGGCAAAAGCCGATACTGACGGACAGTGGTGGGTATCAGGTTTTTAGCCTCGGCAAGACGCGAAAAATTACCGAAGCGGGGGTTGAATTTCGCTCGCATATTGATGGCAGTAAGCATTTGATTACGCCGGAAAAGTCTATCGAAATTCAAATGGCGCTCGGGGCGGATATTATGATGGTGTTTGACGAGTGTCCACCAAGCGACGCGCCGCGCGACTATCTGGAAAAAAGCTTAGCTATGACGCTTCGCTGGGCGCAGCGGAGCCGCGATACCTGGCGTGATCGGGAAAAACAAGCTCTGTTCGGGATTATCCAGGGTGGACTTCACTGCGATTTACGCTTACAATCCCTCGGTTCTTTGGTGGAAATGGATTTTCCGGGCTATGCGATTGGCGGACTCAGCGTTGGTGAGCCACCAGCCGAGATGTACCGCATCACGGAATATCTTGCGCCGCACATGCCTGCCGATCGTCCCCGCTATCTGATGGGGGTTGGAACGCCCGAAGATCTTGTCACCTGCATTGGACACGGGGTCGATATGTTCGACTGTGTCATGCCGACGCGCAATGC from Chrysiogenes arsenatis DSM 11915 carries:
- a CDS encoding EAL domain-containing protein produces the protein MITPPVQRNPFRQAQAQKLVDSIPLQRWIKAQVRAGLDEEAATEILRTYLHVLETLHDGDAKAAAHLFDQCATLLTEYNVPISDVMAWNRTVERVLGGPAIGKCGGSRWCSILQLALEKLSHSLLLHQAQAPEDYDLSLISTFSYTKFYMSLLEWMSDIRAHVIDILQAADTQSLPQQDYTCGFCALVQRADMRFLISEDSMAEEFWEYHLQCHRLAGELFEALRSDDYLVALLGYRRMQDAFYAAIRKFSNFFVLYYENSRPRFQQFLTRQLSNEGQVGLMVVNVVDYEPIAALWGAEAGDHLLEHLEMRIDKLLHGCGGGKIVYIRTGSLFIIAFIGMSDDIFMPLREHIVNALTTQEIRFRQTPIPFRLVSGSLILDAKLHDLPDELQTLWQYLAQRSAHTSANHVWIDPNDLGDFLKGLERHHCDREYLIEAFREELFTVFYQPIINTQTGRIEQVEILARIQDNGNHVSPGRYMDMIAGMGAMVNFDTLVLRRITQDFEQLATRCPSLFVNVHPISLRSSEYITELRNFTAAAQRSQIRVLFEITEQSLLTSMDVVDYLHHHHHIRLALDDFGSGYSSMSMVVQMAERGLLEVVKFDGSLVMGMLSSNASSQAVSALQQMAHGLGLKTVAECVENDEVLERVRAMGIDYAQGFGIYRPLPLDQLLAIEAHHFSHRH
- a CDS encoding cold shock domain-containing protein → MKKHHQYDADRQPANVSHDYYSRVDQYPSHIGYSRPASTQTPSPSRPKPAPNPNRNTSKPKTAAVAPVPQSRGQNLQAGEITRIGNKGFGFIRCKESGDEVFFKTERFEGEAPPFVGQKVRFAMQEGNRGKFARIVYPA
- a CDS encoding DUF1858 domain-containing protein produces the protein MSQQKITPDMGIMDVVQQYPQTVEVFASFGLGCLGCAAARFENISQGAGAHGIELAELLEALNNVID
- a CDS encoding polyprenyl synthetase family protein, whose protein sequence is MNIGEVYALLVSEVARIEQEIQGNLHSRVARVKEIGEYIFSSGGKRLRPLLVLLACKQCEGNVDRAIRIGGVVEYIHTATLLHDDVIDEASLRRGRHSANFTFGNPXVILVGDYLYSKAFEVLVADGDPRIQRTLSKVTTLMSEGEVFQLVKSFDFGISLEDYFNIIEHKTAILIAACAQCGGYTGNADEATAQALWDYGYNLGMAFQIIDDILDYMGDTGTLGKSIGTDLREGKMTIPLLKLRDAADHDERTQLQAIVERHEPPTSEELAFVIRLMEQYDIRQHSLAVGQKFIDASREAAEKLSNNMYRTAMLSVCDYVLERQR
- a CDS encoding STAS domain-containing protein, translated to MHTVENKNDIAVITIGEDLNNPKSNMAFNDFMKKVYEEHKPRNLVLSFANVVFIDSSGIKEIILAHRHQQNVGGVLACVDMSPSLRELFEMVRLDKVFKIFPDRESMEKTLLGDL
- a CDS encoding Maf family protein, which encodes MSFILASASPRRSQLLQSLGWEFVVRPSHVAETTERTDPADIVVELAARKAQAVIRDSDSWILGADTIVVLDNRILEKPADRTENREMLRALSGRTHTVYGGIALVCPRENRTWIETVATQVTFHDLSDAMIEWYVESGSGLDKAGGYGIQDRSSIFVASITGCYDNVVGLSRNRLYAMACQSGLLRWMEHGRVGCAL
- the rsmD gene encoding 16S rRNA (guanine(966)-N(2))-methyltransferase RsmD, encoding MRIVGGSRKGLQVLCPSGDSVRPTTDLMRESLFNILGQQLKDLTFLDLFSGTGAVAIEAASRGARVMAVENHRLAVRYLRKNIQNSTLPIELSNMDALNFLQSSTQQYDIIFADPPYDANYYQPILEIVSRQRLLSDIGVLILEHRTLEEVRGIAPLTLYKNRKYGNKMFSFLQMESELV
- the coaD gene encoding pantetheine-phosphate adenylyltransferase, with product MTCAVYPGTFDPITIGHLDIIERGATMFDELIVAVASNDRKHPRISHADRIDLIRESVSHLPNVTVEGLSKLLIDYLTERQISYVIRGLRAVSDFEYELQMALMNRQMYPELETIFLMPRQEYIFLSSSMVREIGYLGGDFSKFVPHSVYDRIREFLIKS
- a CDS encoding pyridoxal phosphate-dependent aminotransferase, which codes for MKERLSDRVNSIQPSPTIAITTKANQMKADGLNVIGFGAGEPDFDTPDHIKYAAIAGLVKGNTKYTPADGMVALKDAIIHKFKRDNGLTFARNQITVNVGAKHTLFNIYMALLNPGDEVIIPAPYWVSYPDMALMCDAVPVFVDTREEDNFSMTPDMLEKAITPKTKFVVLNNPSNPTGAGYSKEALEALAAVIVKHDLICISDEIYEKLTYGDFKFVSIASLGEEIRKRTIIVNGLSKEWAMTGWRIGYAAGDPAIISAIGKIQSQSTTNPTSFAQDGAIAALLGPQEKIQEFVKAFDERRTYIVERFNTIPGLSCIYPNGAFYVFPNIAKIFGKKTAEGKVIKDSSDFADYLLAEALVAIVPGIAFGAEGFMRLSYAMSMKAIIEGMDRIEAAVRKLS
- the tgt gene encoding tRNA guanosine(34) transglycosylase Tgt, which encodes MSFSFSVSHRSGEARAGMLTTPHGTIQTPIFMPVGTRATVKTLTPDELEGLGAQIILGNTYHLYLRPGHELVREFDGLHGFMRWQKPILTDSGGYQVFSLGKTRKITEAGVEFRSHIDGSKHLITPEKSIEIQMALGADIMMVFDECPPSDAPRDYLEKSLAMTLRWAQRSRDTWRDREKQALFGIIQGGLHCDLRLQSLGSLVEMDFPGYAIGGLSVGEPPAEMYRITEYLAPHMPADRPRYLMGVGTPEDLVTCIGHGVDMFDCVMPTRNARNGTLFTNFGKLNIKKAEYACDHEPIDALCDCYTCRNFSRGYLRHLFVSGEILGLRLNTIHNLYYYLTLVRRARAAIESGIFESFQKEFFAMRK